A window from Dehalobacter sp. DCA encodes these proteins:
- a CDS encoding type II secretion system F family protein — MPLYSYVAKDFSGQRTTGVLEADSIQNFYRQLKEQQLFCIEVNEKRQNVQKAISKDKPIKLKVKDLVVFCNQFHALLTAGVTVIKALDVIYQQTESKKLKAVVLRVYEAVQKGDMLSEAMRKQGQAFPEILINMIESGEASGKLDLVLNKMTDHFEKERKLRTKMISSMTYPAILTGVMIIVVIILMTFVLPTFTAMFESTGTTLPLTTRILMGISNFMRSYWYILIIVIAAVVFATRQYIKTDSGRLKWDGMKLKIPVVKSTSIKIMSARMARTLSTLLSSGIPLLNCIEITAKVLGNKVVSDGLLAAKEDMSKGATISQSIRKIGVFPPMIYSMISIGEESGSLESILERTSAYYDEEADVAIQRMLALFEPALIVVMAVVIGFIVLSIVSAMYGAYQNI, encoded by the coding sequence ATGCCCTTATATTCGTATGTCGCCAAAGACTTTTCCGGCCAGAGAACGACAGGCGTTTTGGAAGCCGACAGTATTCAGAACTTTTACCGGCAGCTCAAAGAGCAACAGCTTTTCTGTATCGAAGTCAATGAAAAACGGCAAAATGTCCAAAAGGCGATCAGTAAGGACAAGCCGATCAAGTTGAAAGTCAAAGATCTTGTCGTATTCTGCAATCAGTTTCATGCGCTGTTAACAGCCGGTGTAACGGTCATTAAAGCCCTCGATGTCATTTACCAGCAGACAGAAAGCAAAAAGCTTAAAGCTGTAGTCCTCAGAGTCTATGAAGCAGTACAAAAAGGGGACATGCTTTCCGAAGCTATGCGCAAGCAGGGGCAGGCATTTCCTGAAATCCTGATTAATATGATTGAGTCCGGTGAGGCTAGCGGTAAGCTCGATCTCGTACTGAATAAGATGACTGATCATTTTGAAAAGGAACGAAAGCTTCGGACAAAAATGATTTCTTCCATGACATACCCGGCCATCTTAACCGGCGTAATGATCATTGTGGTTATTATATTGATGACTTTTGTGCTGCCGACGTTTACCGCCATGTTTGAATCTACCGGCACAACCCTGCCGTTGACAACCAGAATCCTTATGGGAATCAGTAACTTTATGAGGTCTTATTGGTACATTTTAATTATTGTGATTGCAGCGGTTGTTTTTGCAACAAGACAATACATTAAGACCGATTCTGGAAGACTGAAATGGGATGGAATGAAACTGAAAATCCCTGTTGTAAAGTCGACTTCCATCAAGATCATGTCCGCCAGGATGGCCCGTACCCTTTCCACGCTGTTAAGCAGCGGGATTCCTTTGCTGAACTGTATAGAAATCACCGCGAAAGTGCTTGGGAATAAAGTAGTCAGTGACGGTCTGTTAGCTGCCAAAGAGGATATGAGCAAAGGAGCGACAATCTCGCAGTCCATCCGCAAGATCGGGGTGTTTCCGCCGATGATTTATTCCATGATCAGCATCGGCGAGGAATCCGGCTCACTGGAGAGTATTTTGGAAAGAACGTCTGCCTATTATGACGAGGAAGCTGATGTGGCAATTCAGCGTATGCTGGCGCTGTTTGAACCGGCCTTGATCGTTGTGATGGCGGTCGTGATCGGCTTTATTGTTCTGTCGATTGTTTCGGCGATGTATGGCGCCTATCAGAATATTTAA
- a CDS encoding prepilin-type N-terminal cleavage/methylation domain-containing protein, with protein sequence MHQNLANQLLITPQKKLNRGFTLVELILAIAIIGILAAAVIPSFSGYQEKARSTQVLLEAKKIATAADGLLGGGKTYGIVASTTVFTDADILTLAGSDITGTISSGSVSGEHFIFTYDKTIGTAAYTASRAATGKFNITW encoded by the coding sequence ATGCACCAAAATCTCGCTAATCAACTACTTATAACCCCACAAAAAAAACTAAACCGCGGCTTCACACTTGTTGAACTGATTTTAGCTATTGCAATTATTGGTATCCTTGCGGCAGCTGTGATTCCAAGCTTTTCTGGTTATCAGGAAAAAGCAAGAAGCACTCAAGTTTTGCTAGAGGCAAAGAAAATTGCCACTGCAGCTGATGGTCTTTTAGGGGGAGGGAAAACTTATGGTATCGTTGCTTCTACAACCGTGTTTACGGATGCTGATATTTTAACCTTAGCTGGCTCAGATATTACAGGGACTATTTCATCCGGGTCTGTTTCAGGTGAGCATTTTATCTTTACCTATGACAAAACTATAGGTACAGCAGCTTATACTGCTTCCCGGGCTGCTACGGGGAAATTCAATATCACTTGGTAA
- a CDS encoding type IV pilin protein: protein MLKKMCLQMKKKNKGFTLIELIVVIAILGILAAVLIPQFTGFQDKAHSTQVMVEAKQIATAADSLYVELGAAPTAAQIVAVAGPDIAAADITVGAVGSGHVGFVYVTTVTGSTKTFTATRNAANNYSIVITY, encoded by the coding sequence ATGTTAAAGAAAATGTGTCTTCAAATGAAAAAGAAAAACAAAGGCTTTACACTAATTGAGCTGATTGTGGTTATTGCGATTCTGGGTATTTTGGCTGCTGTGTTGATTCCGCAGTTTACTGGATTCCAGGATAAAGCCCACAGCACACAGGTAATGGTTGAAGCTAAACAGATCGCCACTGCCGCAGACAGTCTTTATGTAGAGCTGGGAGCAGCACCAACAGCAGCTCAAATTGTTGCAGTAGCCGGACCTGATATTGCCGCAGCTGATATCACCGTTGGTGCTGTAGGTAGCGGACATGTTGGATTTGTCTATGTCACAACAGTAACTGGTTCAACTAAAACATTTACCGCAACTAGAAATGCAGCCAATAACTATTCAATTGTCATTACCTATTAG
- a CDS encoding methyl-accepting chemotaxis protein — protein sequence MIAMMTQTDIMVLSGTLLLVLFIALIFYIKYDIVCLDGLAKGLKQISNADKKLPSDQKGRMDTLLDMASKTGNPVLETLWKEYNREYADRLKGEICPDIPYYFNENNMINIPCGRQMMERAGLTLFILGIAGSLLYPSLYFLGFDGTVTPEGIIRSLGILLLELAAVSVIVFLFKVADAASLERTRKGLWEYQYKLSGWLNPISEPTEISLLVESQRQNTLAFQEAVQRLENRLDSFETETMAPMLGDKFREAIEQNITPVLKQTSGVLSDLSDALITRQENGMKELAQTFTEKVTAVTADRLNTFTEKTTVIAGALETVVSGMSRIQEATEQNAKSQEKLCVQSLDALNEAGKVQTQVSEALRASLDSVRAAETVAAEMRAYAVQGMDKADAMALQSLQLLEGNMEQVKSVQNGIAELTGTLQGHMDQSITRISETLTGAVEKYAEIFAGIEESRKLHGEETDERIGKMIESLDLRLSDLSSRILNSGALAMDKLTSSVTEISESSNQLLEQINEKASQMYAEITGKLDNSNMQISGYLARAVAEYAEVSNRMEASREKYSEELDNRLSQLIKATDERLAGYTENIMGSHTLTAQKLTVVAEGFSLSSSNLLEQINERASQLFSDVATKLESSNLQISGDLVRAVEGYTEVSTKMEESREKYGYELDERLSRLIAITDERLSDYSNRIMASNLQTTEKLADMAAEVSLEGKNMLEKAGRQASDLYGDLLSRMDKSIDSMGENLAVSMRAAMGESIEIVEKLAVRTAEMKDLYDDYFTRIAEQSSKTLDELDFSIQKTLASFSSETAEIISKITNNSSGALEFFDKGIKELVENMDENSRSIGLYAKEINIDVADLSANLRLSVQEFNERIQDGINGTFADFDKGLGEVTLRLATILESIRDSAEALQSALKTGTKQ from the coding sequence ATGATTGCCATGATGACGCAGACAGATATAATGGTCTTAAGCGGAACATTGCTGCTGGTGCTGTTCATAGCACTAATATTTTACATAAAATACGATATAGTATGTCTTGATGGACTGGCCAAGGGCCTTAAACAGATAAGTAATGCGGATAAGAAGCTGCCTTCTGATCAAAAGGGCAGAATGGACACGCTGCTGGATATGGCCTCTAAAACAGGAAACCCGGTTTTAGAAACGCTTTGGAAAGAATATAACCGGGAATATGCAGATAGGCTTAAAGGTGAGATCTGTCCGGACATTCCGTATTACTTTAATGAAAACAATATGATCAATATCCCGTGCGGGCGGCAGATGATGGAGCGCGCAGGTTTGACTCTTTTTATTCTGGGTATTGCCGGGTCGCTGCTATATCCCTCTTTGTATTTTCTGGGTTTTGACGGGACGGTGACACCGGAAGGCATCATCAGGAGCCTTGGCATCCTGCTTTTGGAGCTCGCAGCGGTCTCCGTAATTGTCTTTCTGTTTAAAGTGGCCGATGCAGCCAGTCTAGAGAGAACTAGGAAAGGGCTATGGGAATATCAATACAAGCTTTCCGGATGGCTGAATCCGATCTCCGAACCTACTGAAATCAGTCTCTTAGTCGAGAGCCAGCGTCAAAACACCCTGGCTTTTCAGGAGGCGGTTCAGCGGCTTGAAAATAGATTGGATTCCTTTGAGACAGAGACAATGGCGCCGATGCTTGGAGATAAGTTCAGGGAAGCCATCGAACAGAATATTACGCCGGTATTAAAGCAGACTTCAGGCGTGTTGAGCGATCTTTCAGATGCGCTGATTACCAGGCAGGAAAACGGAATGAAGGAACTCGCGCAGACGTTTACCGAAAAAGTCACTGCGGTTACGGCCGACAGGCTGAATACGTTTACGGAAAAGACCACAGTGATTGCCGGGGCTCTGGAAACCGTTGTATCAGGTATGAGCAGGATCCAGGAAGCGACCGAACAAAACGCAAAATCCCAGGAAAAACTTTGTGTACAGTCTCTTGATGCACTGAATGAAGCCGGTAAAGTCCAGACACAGGTTTCAGAAGCATTGCGGGCCTCTCTGGACAGCGTCAGGGCGGCAGAAACAGTTGCTGCTGAGATGAGGGCGTATGCAGTTCAAGGTATGGATAAAGCCGATGCCATGGCGCTGCAGTCGCTGCAGCTGCTCGAAGGGAATATGGAGCAAGTGAAATCGGTCCAGAACGGGATTGCAGAGCTGACGGGTACCCTGCAGGGGCATATGGATCAATCCATCACCAGGATTTCCGAAACACTGACCGGCGCAGTCGAAAAATACGCGGAGATTTTTGCAGGGATCGAGGAATCAAGAAAACTGCACGGTGAGGAGACGGATGAGCGGATCGGGAAAATGATCGAGAGTCTTGACCTGCGCCTCTCGGATCTCAGTAGCCGGATCTTGAACTCCGGTGCACTGGCAATGGATAAACTGACCTCTTCCGTAACTGAGATCTCTGAATCCAGCAATCAGCTGCTGGAGCAAATCAATGAGAAGGCTTCCCAGATGTATGCGGAGATTACCGGCAAGCTGGATAATTCCAATATGCAGATTTCCGGATACCTAGCTCGGGCTGTTGCGGAATATGCGGAGGTCAGCAACAGAATGGAAGCGTCCCGTGAAAAATACAGTGAAGAACTGGATAACAGGCTTAGTCAATTAATCAAGGCAACCGATGAAAGGTTGGCGGGCTACACGGAGAATATCATGGGATCCCATACGCTGACAGCTCAAAAATTGACGGTAGTCGCGGAGGGTTTCTCGCTATCAAGCAGCAATTTATTGGAACAGATCAACGAACGCGCTTCCCAGCTGTTCAGTGATGTGGCAACCAAGCTGGAAAGCTCCAATCTGCAAATCTCCGGAGATCTTGTCAGGGCGGTTGAAGGATACACAGAAGTCAGCACCAAAATGGAAGAGTCCCGCGAAAAATATGGTTATGAGCTGGATGAAAGGCTCAGTCGGCTGATAGCGATAACCGATGAACGTTTGTCGGATTACAGTAACAGAATCATGGCCTCCAACCTGCAGACAACGGAAAAACTAGCTGATATGGCCGCGGAGGTATCGCTCGAAGGCAAAAATATGCTGGAAAAGGCAGGCCGTCAGGCGTCTGATCTTTATGGCGATTTGCTTAGCAGGATGGATAAGTCCATTGATTCCATGGGCGAAAATCTGGCAGTAAGTATGCGGGCTGCTATGGGTGAAAGCATAGAGATCGTGGAGAAGCTGGCAGTCAGGACTGCAGAAATGAAAGATCTGTATGACGACTACTTCACCCGGATCGCGGAGCAGTCTTCGAAGACCCTGGACGAGCTCGATTTCAGCATTCAGAAGACACTAGCCTCCTTCTCATCAGAAACGGCCGAGATCATCAGCAAAATTACGAACAACTCTTCCGGGGCACTGGAATTCTTTGATAAAGGGATTAAGGAACTGGTTGAAAATATGGACGAGAATTCCCGCAGTATCGGTCTCTACGCCAAAGAAATTAATATTGACGTGGCCGATCTGTCTGCAAATCTCAGGCTGTCCGTACAGGAATTTAATGAGCGGATTCAGGACGGGATCAACGGAACCTTTGCAGATTTTGACAAGGGTCTCGGGGAAGTAACTCTGAGGCTGGCCACCATCCTTGAAAGTATCAGAGATTCTGCAGAAGCGCTGCAGAGCGCTTTAAAAACAGGAACGAAGCAGTAA
- the pilM gene encoding type IV pilus assembly protein PilM, producing the protein MTAAYLSFDLGTRNIHAVVGQTEGNTVRILRSASIGLPKGVLSDGLITNKEVLTSAMQEVLASLNTSTKDALITFNSNSVIIREFEVPSGNEQELEAMIKNEIIQFFGMTDTDLVEYRKIGETETGGMKKVKVRAAVMNKEIAHAYYDLLDSLKLKPVALDIHANVISKIFNEQTAINNDLSNNYIILDIGYSGTMIYLISQGSLNFFRSISFGGKAVDRLLAGLFALSEEKAEEKKLEFLSDKQERIASEAGVTERTENRSLAVKKKGHTFVIKKKGLTENMEEPVSDSAENTVEGIRPIEQGKVFTKEEALAAVKPLYGELLEEIRKVMQFFANRSGSKDLSQIYLIGGGASLTGIPEYLSQGLGLKVDRLQMISNIQYIDHEQAPGDYVNASAALIRL; encoded by the coding sequence TTGACTGCTGCATATCTGTCCTTTGATCTTGGAACAAGAAATATTCACGCTGTTGTCGGCCAGACGGAAGGAAATACTGTCAGAATACTGCGAAGTGCCAGCATCGGGCTTCCGAAAGGCGTACTCTCTGACGGTTTGATTACGAATAAAGAAGTACTGACCTCAGCCATGCAGGAAGTGCTTGCTTCTCTGAATACTTCCACTAAAGATGCCCTGATCACGTTTAACTCCAACAGCGTGATTATTCGTGAATTTGAGGTTCCTTCAGGAAATGAGCAAGAACTCGAAGCAATGATTAAGAATGAAATTATTCAATTTTTCGGTATGACGGATACCGATCTGGTCGAGTACCGCAAGATCGGTGAGACAGAGACCGGCGGAATGAAAAAAGTCAAGGTACGGGCAGCGGTCATGAATAAGGAAATAGCGCATGCGTATTACGACCTTCTTGATAGCCTTAAGCTGAAACCAGTCGCCCTGGACATTCACGCGAATGTTATTTCTAAAATTTTCAACGAACAGACTGCGATTAACAACGATTTGTCGAACAACTATATCATTTTAGATATTGGATATTCCGGGACGATGATCTATCTGATCTCTCAGGGCAGCCTGAATTTCTTCCGCTCAATCAGCTTCGGTGGAAAAGCGGTGGACCGCCTGCTTGCAGGCCTATTTGCCTTATCCGAAGAGAAGGCTGAAGAAAAGAAACTGGAGTTTCTTTCCGATAAACAAGAGCGCATTGCTTCGGAAGCAGGCGTAACGGAGAGAACCGAGAACAGATCCCTTGCCGTAAAAAAGAAAGGCCATACATTTGTGATTAAAAAGAAAGGTCTAACCGAAAATATGGAAGAACCTGTTTCCGATTCAGCTGAGAACACGGTTGAAGGGATTCGGCCCATAGAACAAGGAAAAGTTTTTACTAAAGAGGAAGCACTAGCCGCTGTGAAACCGCTTTACGGAGAACTGCTCGAAGAAATCCGAAAGGTTATGCAGTTTTTTGCGAACAGGAGCGGCTCTAAGGATTTGAGCCAAATCTACCTGATCGGTGGAGGAGCCAGTCTTACAGGAATACCAGAGTACCTGTCACAGGGGCTCGGTTTGAAAGTTGACCGGCTTCAGATGATCAGTAACATTCAGTATATTGACCATGAACAGGCACCCGGAGACTATGTTAATGCCTCCGCTGCGCTGATCAGGCTTTGA
- a CDS encoding transposase — MPELFRCPHRNQCVKSSDPYANRRIYVNRKLNAYKEQARRNLCSEEGLRMRSLRPVEVESVFGDIKGNHGMRRFLLKGLEKVKIEWGLHCIAHNMRKMALITG; from the coding sequence ATGCCTGAATTGTTCCGGTGTCCTCATCGGAACCAGTGCGTGAAGTCATCCGATCCATACGCTAACAGAAGAATATATGTCAATCGCAAACTGAATGCCTATAAAGAACAGGCCCGCAGGAATTTGTGTTCAGAAGAAGGTTTGCGCATGAGGAGCTTGAGGCCGGTCGAGGTTGAAAGCGTCTTTGGAGACATTAAAGGGAATCACGGTATGCGAAGATTCCTGTTAAAAGGGCTAGAAAAGGTTAAAATTGAGTGGGGATTACATTGCATCGCTCATAATATGAGAAAAATGGCGTTGATCACTGGATAG
- a CDS encoding type II secretion system protein, giving the protein MLRKKAKGFTLIEIIVALAIIGVMGVSLLTVFTMGIRVIVQARDRNDASFTAQSQVEVELNTINAAPSTITITMPDATTISASGTVMPAESATVNGKEVSIDYFKPGK; this is encoded by the coding sequence ATGCTTCGAAAAAAGGCCAAAGGATTTACGCTGATTGAGATCATTGTCGCTCTGGCGATCATCGGTGTGATGGGAGTGTCCCTTCTTACTGTTTTCACAATGGGCATACGGGTCATCGTCCAGGCCAGAGACCGCAATGATGCGTCATTCACAGCCCAGTCCCAGGTGGAGGTAGAGCTCAATACGATAAATGCAGCGCCTTCCACGATTACAATCACGATGCCCGATGCGACGACGATTTCGGCTAGTGGTACAGTAATGCCTGCCGAGAGTGCTACTGTGAACGGAAAAGAAGTTTCGATTGATTACTTCAAGCCCGGAAAATAA
- a CDS encoding PilX N-terminal domain-containing pilus assembly protein: MKKKSDGYALVLTMVLLVVLSLLGTAILSIAYGETKMVANQVENKRAYYAARSGADAMASYIIEQSSNNTTISGVVDDLIFKIETLPGTGTIGTGATISSFQVNVSRIPSGPYRGDLLLESTGTTATGTLPVKVSLTLKQALRTVLDTTIFANDSMSLGNNITVNGDIGTNAGSITFGRNPVNGNVILGPDATQTYLNNSVDPMCGTPQRLNEKIIFPNTKTDLFPTENNNSQLGTPRHGHNPPTPYVVTATPSDPGNHVLATAVTDLSDIMANITWPAGGGGELHILISDTITNFTLGSQVNVPDGNTLYLYYNGTNQIADNSGNFSYQHLSIYAPNASFNITGGGNGTFLGKMVIGTYDDTSNSHVTLTNDTTVDQNDIIGAETYQRDAWLK, translated from the coding sequence GTGAAAAAAAAATCGGATGGTTATGCATTAGTGCTGACGATGGTTTTGCTGGTCGTTTTATCTTTGCTGGGGACTGCGATCCTGAGTATTGCTTACGGGGAAACCAAGATGGTTGCGAACCAGGTTGAGAATAAACGGGCCTACTATGCCGCACGTTCCGGAGCCGATGCCATGGCTTCATACATCATAGAACAAAGCAGCAATAATACGACAATTTCAGGAGTAGTCGATGATCTGATCTTTAAAATTGAGACATTACCTGGAACCGGAACGATCGGGACCGGGGCTACTATTAGTTCATTCCAAGTGAATGTCAGCCGGATACCCAGCGGACCATACAGAGGTGATTTGCTGTTAGAGTCCACAGGGACGACCGCCACTGGTACACTTCCGGTCAAGGTAAGTTTAACATTAAAGCAGGCTTTAAGGACAGTATTAGATACAACAATTTTTGCCAATGACAGTATGAGTTTAGGTAACAATATCACCGTCAATGGTGATATTGGGACAAATGCCGGTTCTATTACCTTTGGCAGGAACCCGGTTAATGGAAATGTAATTTTGGGACCGGATGCTACTCAGACATATTTAAATAACTCCGTAGATCCTATGTGTGGAACTCCGCAGAGACTTAATGAAAAAATTATATTTCCTAATACCAAGACGGACCTTTTTCCAACTGAAAATAATAATTCACAGCTAGGGACACCAAGACATGGCCATAATCCACCAACACCATATGTTGTCACCGCGACCCCAAGTGACCCAGGCAACCATGTACTTGCGACTGCGGTTACTGATTTGAGTGATATCATGGCCAATATAACATGGCCTGCAGGTGGGGGCGGAGAGCTTCACATATTGATATCGGATACAATTACTAATTTTACATTGGGGTCACAAGTCAACGTCCCTGATGGCAACACATTATATCTATATTATAATGGAACCAACCAAATTGCAGATAACAGCGGTAATTTTTCATATCAGCATCTGAGTATTTATGCTCCAAATGCCTCGTTCAATATAACAGGTGGTGGTAATGGTACTTTTCTAGGGAAAATGGTAATAGGAACATATGATGATACTTCTAACAGCCATGTAACATTAACAAATGACACAACGGTAGACCAGAACGATATCATTGGTGCTGAAACGTATCAAAGGGATGCTTGGCTTAAATAA
- a CDS encoding PilN domain-containing protein — translation MNDFNFFSTFEKQKLAQKKKIRRSYGAILGVILVVVLFYGIMGARMLYCSYAINKGEAFLNAPENKAKLTDIQAKKAATENLITYTVQVNQAKQKITLATKVSSEFLNTIQKTIPAAVSLKSLEIKDYQVILQGTVPASATVAELAHNLEATELFSRVQVQFIQSGTETAAYEFSILCELKEVAK, via the coding sequence ATGAATGATTTTAACTTTTTTTCAACATTTGAAAAACAGAAACTGGCCCAGAAGAAAAAAATCAGAAGATCCTACGGAGCCATTCTCGGCGTAATTCTTGTTGTTGTACTGTTCTACGGCATTATGGGAGCAAGGATGCTCTATTGTTCTTACGCGATTAATAAAGGCGAGGCCTTTCTGAATGCTCCGGAAAACAAAGCGAAGCTGACAGACATTCAGGCCAAGAAAGCAGCAACCGAGAATTTAATCACCTATACGGTGCAAGTAAATCAGGCTAAACAAAAAATTACGCTGGCCACTAAAGTCAGCAGTGAATTCCTGAATACAATTCAAAAGACGATTCCGGCAGCAGTCAGCCTGAAATCTCTGGAAATCAAAGACTATCAAGTGATTTTGCAGGGCACTGTACCGGCATCGGCGACAGTGGCCGAGTTGGCCCATAACCTGGAGGCAACAGAACTTTTTTCCAGGGTGCAGGTACAGTTTATTCAGAGTGGTACAGAAACAGCCGCCTATGAATTTTCCATTCTGTGCGAATTGAAGGAGGTGGCTAAATAA
- a CDS encoding sigma-70 family RNA polymerase sigma factor, giving the protein MEETGQVNQTINEAAAYYYQHKDKESAEKVLEAGKGLIKYFARLYGGGCCEDDLFQAGSLGLMKALRNFDPDRETRFMTFASHCIMGEVRHLARKEASFYRPGCIAELQAKVEHEVQKYMKENGDVPGTDYIAKELKIKEESVIEVMRAGFVSFDEIDASRIHSTAYETFHLPIEDKLALYHALKKLTNIQQKVVQMIFIKDMTQQQVASQLGISQ; this is encoded by the coding sequence ATGGAAGAAACCGGACAAGTGAATCAAACGATCAATGAAGCAGCAGCCTACTACTATCAGCATAAAGATAAAGAATCAGCAGAAAAGGTGCTTGAAGCAGGCAAGGGACTGATCAAATATTTTGCAAGGCTCTACGGCGGAGGCTGCTGCGAGGACGATCTCTTTCAGGCTGGCAGTCTGGGTTTAATGAAAGCTTTGCGTAATTTTGACCCCGATAGGGAGACTAGATTTATGACGTTTGCTTCTCACTGTATCATGGGGGAGGTTCGTCATCTGGCGCGTAAAGAAGCATCTTTCTACCGTCCGGGTTGCATTGCTGAGCTTCAGGCCAAAGTAGAACATGAAGTTCAAAAATATATGAAAGAAAACGGCGATGTACCGGGTACAGATTATATTGCCAAAGAGCTAAAAATTAAGGAAGAAAGTGTTATCGAAGTTATGAGAGCGGGCTTTGTTAGTTTTGATGAGATTGATGCTTCAAGGATTCATAGTACAGCCTATGAGACATTTCACCTTCCGATTGAGGATAAACTTGCCCTTTACCATGCATTAAAAAAGCTAACGAATATCCAGCAAAAAGTGGTTCAAATGATTTTCATTAAAGATATGACACAGCAGCAGGTCGCTTCGCAGCTGGGAATCTCTCAGTGA
- a CDS encoding PulJ/GspJ family protein, whose protein sequence is MKFSIKTQRKSKGFTLLEVMAVTAIMALVVAIIYPMITFGTTALHKGQVNADRQYQVRMAADFISKQIRYANSFTFLTSTPTAATGRNDIYLDASGFFHYNNNGTSATAPGVDSTQKFMISFANTGKSNSVIFTIRDKDDANYDVTTEVILLNYHKSTFPTASGSCIGFSYTLPSSL, encoded by the coding sequence ATGAAATTCAGCATAAAAACACAAAGGAAGAGCAAGGGCTTTACCTTGCTTGAAGTGATGGCTGTCACAGCAATCATGGCTTTGGTCGTGGCGATCATTTACCCGATGATCACATTCGGAACAACCGCTCTCCACAAGGGACAAGTAAATGCCGATAGGCAATACCAGGTGCGCATGGCTGCCGATTTTATCAGCAAGCAGATACGCTATGCCAATTCATTTACCTTCCTGACGAGTACGCCTACCGCTGCCACCGGCAGAAACGATATTTACCTGGATGCTTCAGGTTTCTTCCACTACAATAACAATGGAACGAGTGCCACTGCGCCCGGAGTTGATAGCACCCAAAAATTTATGATTTCTTTTGCAAACACAGGCAAATCAAATTCGGTCATTTTTACAATTAGGGATAAAGATGATGCCAATTATGATGTCACCACAGAAGTCATTCTGCTGAATTATCATAAAAGCACGTTTCCGACCGCCTCAGGCTCCTGTATCGGTTTCTCGTATACCTTGCCGTCTTCTTTGTAG
- a CDS encoding type 4a pilus biogenesis protein PilO: MKLQKPNLQGKKIGRLSLDAKITERDKKLLMVLGVVIIIAISYYVLYLPMSASLESLTADKEVMKQKVAAAKSDLENEQSIVKAYETQLANGMEASESFFPGVYPYKEQYVLLVEKIVKGSGATLTNLEFSDPEVNGVVMPEDNRYLLPAYSLQQEANTINQAYSDQPAKEISSAAGTSQSTATTGEEKTLPADAVLRLPTTIEFTGSYAQYRTVVTSLEKLNRAIALEAVEAKEDEKGLKFILTVSFYAVEKVDNGEDPFNAWTIKGSYGKSDPFN, translated from the coding sequence ATGAAGCTGCAGAAACCAAACTTGCAGGGGAAAAAGATTGGGAGATTATCACTCGATGCCAAAATCACCGAGCGGGATAAAAAGCTGCTGATGGTTCTCGGGGTTGTGATTATCATCGCAATCAGCTACTATGTCCTTTACCTTCCGATGAGTGCCAGCCTTGAAAGTTTAACAGCCGATAAAGAAGTCATGAAACAAAAAGTAGCCGCAGCCAAAAGCGACCTGGAAAATGAACAAAGCATCGTCAAGGCCTATGAAACGCAATTAGCAAACGGAATGGAGGCTTCTGAATCCTTCTTCCCCGGCGTCTACCCGTATAAGGAGCAGTACGTGCTGCTCGTTGAGAAAATCGTGAAGGGAAGCGGCGCGACGTTGACGAATCTCGAGTTTTCTGACCCCGAAGTTAATGGGGTCGTGATGCCGGAGGACAACCGTTATCTGCTTCCGGCTTATTCCTTGCAGCAAGAAGCGAATACCATTAACCAGGCTTATAGTGACCAGCCGGCAAAAGAGATATCTTCTGCTGCAGGTACTTCTCAGAGTACCGCCACTACCGGTGAAGAGAAGACTTTACCTGCCGATGCGGTGCTCCGGTTACCTACAACAATTGAGTTTACAGGAAGCTACGCCCAGTACCGAACAGTCGTCACCAGCCTGGAAAAACTAAACCGGGCGATTGCGCTGGAAGCCGTCGAAGCCAAGGAAGATGAAAAAGGACTAAAATTCATACTGACTGTATCTTTCTATGCGGTGGAAAAAGTTGATAACGGCGAGGATCCATTCAACGCTTGGACGATTAAAGGCAGTTACGGAAAGTCGGATCCTTTCAATTAA